A segment of the Sanyastnella coralliicola genome:
GTCGAGGGGGTTAATTCATTGGAAATTGGTATGCCATTTTGGAGATAGTTTTGTTCAATGGGGCTACTCCAAATAGAGGGGACGTCTTGGTTAAGATTGAGCCCAATGGCGGCTTGATCAGATATGTTTACTACTCCATCGCCATTGCAATCTGAGTGAACGGTTTGTGTATTAAGCCCTAAGCTAGATTCGTTTGTGCTCCAAAGCGGCGCAACCTGTGCTTCCCAAGCTATGCTTTGATTCGAGCGTTGTGGGCCAGACGTATTATAATAAACCCCTATAGGTAATAGATCAAGGAAGTTCACAGTTCCGTTAGTATCAGTATCACCGGGCCATAATTCAGTTGTGAGTTCAATATCAACGAATACAAATCCTTCGTAATACAGAACTCCCAAGTTGCCTTCAGAATCATATGCATCAACAAATTGGATCTCAACAAACCCAAAATGTGGTGATTGCCATTCCTGATCTGTATTCATTACAAATACTAATTCGTAATATTCACCATTTCCATTTAGACCTGATTGGTTTCCGACCATGCTTATTCCGAAGTCAAGATCCGATACATTAAGTACCGGAGGTGATTCCAGGGTGTTATCCCCAAAAAAATCGGAAGGGATAGCTTGGTCAAAACTCATCACTGGATCACTAAATATGACTGAAGTATAAGCAGCATAAAGGTCTTGTGCGGATTCTATGTTGAATGGAATACGGATAGTATCACCATATTGAACAGATACCGTATCAGGAAAGGTTAGCGTGCCAAAAACTGGAATACACGAACCATCGTCGCACCCAGCGGAGGGATTGAAGTTAGGTGATTGCACATTTGTACAGCCGGGGTACGAGCAAGAACTATCGTCACAAATGGCATTAGTATCATAGTTGCAAGCAATAGGATCGGTGCACCCATCAGGCAATATACATGATTGATCATCACAATTTGCGTTAGGGTCAAAGTTACATGCTACTGGATTGGTACATCCATCAGGAAGAAGGCAGGAGTTATCCTCACATAGAGCCTCAGGGTCATAATTGCAGGCACTTGGATCTGTGCATCCATCAGGCAGTATGCACGAGCCATCATCACATAGTGCATTGATGTTAAAGTTACATGCAATTGGGTTCGTGCATCCATCAGGAAATTGGCATGATAAATCATCACAAATGGCATTTGGGTCAAAATTGCACGCTAAAGGATCTGTACAACCATCCGGAACAATGCAGGAGCCATCGTCACAATCTGCAAGAGGATTGTAGTTGCAGGCGGAGTCGTCAGCACAACCAGCTATCCCAATACAAGATCCATCATCACAACCTGCATCAGGTGAGTAATTACAAGAGGATTCGTTCGTACATCCAGGATAAAGGCAAGAACCATCGTCATTGGCGACTGAGGAATCGTAGTTACAAGCCAGGGGGTCGGTACATCCCACACCAAGAACGAACGAACAATCTTCGACAAAGCTCCCTGGTTGATTAGTGAAGGTGACACCCGTAATTGTAGTGGTTTCCACTGGAGTGAAAATAGTGAAGTCGGAATTTAGTCTTCTGAATTGGAGATTGACTACACCATTAAAAACACCGTCTGTAGTGAGTTGGGCGATAAAAACTCTCCCTTGTCCGTCTATAGTTCCTTGATTTGATGGAGGCGCCCAAAAACCTGATAGAACCGAACCGATTGAAGTGCCAGGTTCCAAGAACGCTCCTCCTGCTTCAAAGTTGATCGAAGGGTCAAAACCTGGATCTGGAACCCATGTTATTCCACTAGCATCAGACTCATATGGATCCCCAATCGTAAAGTAAGAGTCAAATTCGGCTTGGGGAAAGACACCAAAGAAGGCTGGATTCAAAACATTTCCTACAAAACCTCCAAATGGGGATTGATAGAATTGATTAGCCCCTGTACAGCCTGAACAAGTTACATTCCAAGGATATGAGATTCCATCAAAGTATCCCAGTATTGCTTGTAATTCCCAATAAGGATCATTCATACAAACATATACCCTCCACGTCCTCGGTAGTGAGGCGAATCCGGCTTCTGTTTGGATAGTAGCGGCAAGTGCGGGGTCAATAGGAACTTCTTGAATGGATATTCCATCAAAAGGAGTTTGTGCGTACAACGAAAATGTTAGAAACGTAAAGATGATTGAGCTGAGAGTCTTCATGGTAGTTAAGTAAGAGAATTCAAGATATTTATTTTGTCTCTGAATAGAGCTATTTGAACCGTACATTTGCTCAATGCTACTGCTCATTCCACCACTTACCCAGCTGAATACGCCCTATCCGGCGACGGCATACTTGAAAGGGTTTTTGGTTGAACAGGGCTATTCTGTACACCAAGGTGATTTAGGATTAGACTTGATTCTGGAACTCTTCACGAAAGAAGGGCTTTCAGAGATCTTCGATCAACTTGTTGAACTCCAGCAGACAGAAGGACTAGACATCGAAGTATCAGAGATGCTTCGCAAACGTCGGTTGTATGAGAATACGATTGAGACGGTCGTTGGCTTCCTTCAGCACAAGCACGAGACGATTGCTTATCGCATTGCCCAGCGGAACTTCCTTCCAGAAGGGGCGCGTTTTCAAGCGGTAACAGATCTGGAATGGTACTTTGGGACGAATAGCGTTCAAGACCAGGCTCGTTACCTCTGCAGTCTGTACTTAGAAGATCTTGTTGACATGATTGGGGCCAGCGTTGGACCACATTTAGAGATCTCTAAATATGCTGAGCGTATTGGTCGAACCGCCAGCAGTTTTGAGCCGATTAAGGAAGAGCTAAACTTTGAACCAAATCTTGTCGATCTCAAGTTGCAAGAGATGGTGGCCCGTTATTTCGAGAAGGAAGTTCACGAAGTGGTTGGTTTCACCGTCCCATTTGGCGGTAACCTCTATGGAGCATTGAAGTGTGCACAATGGATTCGTCAACACCATCCTGAAACTAAGATTATCCTCGGAGGAGGTTATGCCAACACGGAACTTCGTGATTTGTCTGATCCTCAAGTGTTCGACTACATTGACTACATCACTTTGGACGATGGTGAAGGTCCGATCTTGGCGTTGCTCAAGCATTTAGAAGACCCGGAAAAGCACCCGCATTTGAAACGTACTTTCCATCGCAAGGATGGAGAGGTCGTGTTCCAAGATGACTTGATTGGCGGTGACTTTGGACATGCGACCTTTCCAGCACCAGACTATTCTGGCTTGCGGATGGATGAATACCTCTCCATGTTCGATATGCCAAATCCTATGAACCGACTCTGGAATGACGGTCGCTGGAACAAAATGACCATCGCACATGGTTGCTACTGGAAACGATGCAGTTTTTGTGATGTGACCTTAGACTATATCGGTCGTTTTGAAGAGGCTCCGGCTTCCAAACTGGTTGATCGAATGGAGCAGGTGATGGCCCAAACCGGCGAGTCTGGATTCCACTTTGTTGACGAGGCTGCGCCTCCGTTAGCCATGCGTGATTTGGCCATGGAAATCTTGAAACGAGGTATTCAAGTGAGTTGGTGGACGAACATCCGATTCGAGAAGACCTTTACCCCTGATTTATGTCGACTACTTGCAGCTAGCGGATGCATTGCAGTAACTGGCGGTCTGGAGGTAGCTAGTGATCGATTGCTAGCATTGATGGAAAAGGGAGTGACGATTGATCAAGTCTCACGAGTGACCAAAGCCTTCAGTGATGCTGGCATCTTGGTGCACGCGTATTTGATGTATGGTTTCCCAACTGAAACAGAACAAGAAACGATTGATTCGTTGGAAGTTGTTAGGCAGTTATTCGAAGCCAAGGTGGTGCAATCGGCTTTCTGGCATCAATTCGCCATGACAGCCCATTCACCCGTAGGGAAGGATCCGGATAAGTACCAAGTGATAAGAACCGGTCCTGAATTCATGGGCTTCGCCAATAATGATCTTTACCATGAAGACCCTACAGGTGCTGATCATGAGGAATATGGTGAAGGTTTGCGCAAGGCGCTCTACAACTACATGCATGATAACGGGCTAGACTTCCCGTTGCAAGAGTTCTTCGATTTCCCGATTCCTGCGCCAACCGTTCCGCGAAAGCGAATTCAAAAAGCCCTCAAACAACGCGAAGAGAGCATCCTGAAAATACCTGGATACCGATTCTTTCAGCACGGTGTCTTATTGACGGAAGTGGGACGAAAGAAAGGTCAAGTCAAAGTCGAAATGCAGGGCAATGGCCGATTTGAGGAGTTTAGCTTGCCTGAGGAGGTTGTCCTCGATCTGAACTCAAAATGGGTAGCTATGGCCATGCATCTTGGAGAAGGCTTAGAGGTGAAAGCGACTCTTGAGACATGGGCTATGATGCTCGGGATTTCTGCGGATAAGATTCTCGAAACTGAATGGTTCAAAGCCCTTAGTCGCAATGGTCTATGGACGATCCGTTGCTGATTGTTTCCGTTTCCAAGCCTCGTAAGCTTCAAGCCAAAACTCTGCTTGATCAAGTGCAGCTTCGCCATTGATATTGTCCCAGTAGCAATTCCAATTTCCTTGCAGTGACTCTTGAGTATAGAGCGAATCAGCCTGAAAATAGCCCCTAAGTTGCATGTGGATAGTACCGCACGATCCCATTCGCGAGCTATTGGTATAGTCATGGCAGTAATAGATGAGTTCGTTGTCTTTGTAAACGAATTCTCTGGTGCCTTCCGAAACTGTATAAGGAGCCGCTCCCAACAGATCTCCCAAACCAGGGTTGGTCACCACACCAACGAGTTCGCCGTCTTTTTCTCTAAAGAATACTGAGCTTGATTCGATAGGCAAATAGCCTTCTAGCATGGACTTTGAAGTGACCTTTTTAAGCTGATCATACTCGAGAATGTGAATGGTGTCGAGTTGGTCAATGAACTTATGACTATTCGCATATTCGAGAACTGAAGAGACGTATTCATCATTTGACAATGAGGTGACGTACTTCGGCCCAAAAAGCCAAGTGGGATCATCACTCTTTAAGAAGATAACTGAGTTCGACTGGCATATTCCAGTCGTAGCAAGACATAGTAATCCTGCGAATAGAAGCGCTTTTTTCATGAAATCAACAGACTATTCAGCAACGATGTCGCTGAGTTCTTTGTCTGTCGGTACACGCTCAAGAATAGAAAGTTCATGTAAAGTAGAGGTGACCTTCTTCAATACATCCATGTCAACCTTACCGTTCACGCTGAAACGCACATCATTCAACCAATTCGTGGCTGACTCGAGGGACATTTCATAGATATGTGCAATCAGTTCTGCTCCTTCTTCGCCGCTGTATTGAAGGTTAAAAGCATAGTCGCGAACGATCTCCATGGCTCTGTTGATGGCAACTCTTTTCTCGTCTTTAATCTCATTGCGAACCACTGCAACGAAACTTGGCCAAGGGCTAGCGATTTCATCTACTAGTTTGAACTCACCATTTCTCACGAAAGGAAGCGTGATGAACTTCTCCCAGAGGAATCGTTGATCAGGAGTAGTCTTCAATGCTTCACGAGCGCCATCGATGCCTCCTACCGGGTTGAAATCGTCTTGAGACACCTTTTTTCCATGCTGATCAGCATAGACAAAGGCCATCAGGTGAGATCCTGAATAGAATCGACTGATGGCGAAAGGTGAATCCTCCAGTCCTTGAGCGTCTTTTTCAGAACCACTTCCAGCGAACACACCCCAAACCAAAGGACTATCTACATAGGTAGAGTGGATGGTACATTGGTTTCCGGTGAGGATACTCGTGAGTGCGCCTTCAGTTAACAGCAAGGCCATGTCTACATCTCCATGGTATAAAGCAGAGCTCATGGCTCCTGTTCCACCTGGCTCATCAATCCATTCAAGATCGATTCCCGCGCTAGCGAAAGCGCCATCTTCAATAGCTAGGATCCATGGGAGGTTGAAGTGCTCAGGCACTCCAGTGACCACGAGTTTTGTGCGTTCTGCCATGGTGCAAAATTACGACTGAAACATGAAAGAACAGGTGCATCCCGAGATGGAAATTCGACAGACTACTATGTCATAATTACCAAGTGCTCATTCCATCTGAGAAATAGTGAGTTCTCCTCCTTCCTTTGTGCCAAGAAACTGAATGCTAATAATTATACATCACTCATGAAAAAGACTATTCTATCAGCTGCGGTCGTGGCAATCTTTGCACTGTTTTCAAGCAATCTAACCGCACAGATTTCAGCTACAGGAAACCTCGGAATGCAACAATTGGTAGGGGAGAATATTGATTCAGATCCACTATTTGGATTCGGATTAGAGGGTAAATACGATATCGATGAAAGTCTACGTGTTGGTCTTGGTTTTGGAAGCTACAGCACAAAGGATGAATTCTTGGGAATTGAATTCCGTTCGTTTGTTCGTCCGCTATATGTTCTTGGTGAATACACCTTCATCGAAGGACCGTTCTCTCCTTACGCTGGACTTAACCTCGGCTTGTACACTTTTGGAGCGAAAGTAGGAGATGAAAGAAATTCTGATTCATACTTCGGAGTGGCGCCATTGGTAGGAGCGAACTACTTCGTGACTGATAACATTGGGATCAATGCGAATGCTCGTTTTACGGTTGTATTTGGTGAAGACGATACAGCAAATTTGTTGGGGATCGGAATTGGCGCGACCTACTTGATTGACTAATTGGAATAGA
Coding sequences within it:
- a CDS encoding B12-binding domain-containing radical SAM protein gives rise to the protein MLLLIPPLTQLNTPYPATAYLKGFLVEQGYSVHQGDLGLDLILELFTKEGLSEIFDQLVELQQTEGLDIEVSEMLRKRRLYENTIETVVGFLQHKHETIAYRIAQRNFLPEGARFQAVTDLEWYFGTNSVQDQARYLCSLYLEDLVDMIGASVGPHLEISKYAERIGRTASSFEPIKEELNFEPNLVDLKLQEMVARYFEKEVHEVVGFTVPFGGNLYGALKCAQWIRQHHPETKIILGGGYANTELRDLSDPQVFDYIDYITLDDGEGPILALLKHLEDPEKHPHLKRTFHRKDGEVVFQDDLIGGDFGHATFPAPDYSGLRMDEYLSMFDMPNPMNRLWNDGRWNKMTIAHGCYWKRCSFCDVTLDYIGRFEEAPASKLVDRMEQVMAQTGESGFHFVDEAAPPLAMRDLAMEILKRGIQVSWWTNIRFEKTFTPDLCRLLAASGCIAVTGGLEVASDRLLALMEKGVTIDQVSRVTKAFSDAGILVHAYLMYGFPTETEQETIDSLEVVRQLFEAKVVQSAFWHQFAMTAHSPVGKDPDKYQVIRTGPEFMGFANNDLYHEDPTGADHEEYGEGLRKALYNYMHDNGLDFPLQEFFDFPIPAPTVPRKRIQKALKQREESILKIPGYRFFQHGVLLTEVGRKKGQVKVEMQGNGRFEEFSLPEEVVLDLNSKWVAMAMHLGEGLEVKATLETWAMMLGISADKILETEWFKALSRNGLWTIRC
- a CDS encoding outer membrane beta-barrel protein, whose product is MKKTILSAAVVAIFALFSSNLTAQISATGNLGMQQLVGENIDSDPLFGFGLEGKYDIDESLRVGLGFGSYSTKDEFLGIEFRSFVRPLYVLGEYTFIEGPFSPYAGLNLGLYTFGAKVGDERNSDSYFGVAPLVGANYFVTDNIGINANARFTVVFGEDDTANLLGIGIGATYLID